In a single window of the Jiangella alba genome:
- a CDS encoding TerC/Alx family metal homeostasis membrane protein translates to MDLPVWFEVGTLVVLVLLLIADLLIVTRRPHAPSMREAGLWVAFYVSLAVVFGIVLGFVGHGQASGEFFAGWLTEYSLSVDNLFIFVIILAQFKVPRKYQQSVLMFGILTAIVLRGVFILLGAALINEFAWVFYIFGAFLVYTAVKLANQQVHHEEHDDEEYENAFIRRAKRVLPMTTEYHGIKLRIRENGKRLYTPMLIVFLSIASADLLFAVDSIPAIFGLTQEAFIVFTANIFALMGLRQLYFLIGGLLERLIYLSAGLAVILAFIGVKLVLHALHENNLPFINGGEPFHNVPEVPIWLSLSVIIGTLLVTTVLSLMKSRRDGREAEAGGSAGPAQPEVDGPAATNGAVADSVEADESSAAEHDRR, encoded by the coding sequence TTGGACCTGCCCGTGTGGTTCGAAGTCGGAACGCTCGTCGTTCTCGTCCTGCTGCTCATCGCCGACCTCCTCATCGTCACCCGCCGCCCGCACGCGCCGTCCATGCGCGAAGCCGGCCTGTGGGTGGCGTTCTACGTGAGCCTGGCGGTCGTGTTCGGCATCGTCCTGGGGTTCGTCGGCCATGGCCAGGCCTCCGGCGAGTTCTTCGCCGGCTGGCTCACCGAATACAGCCTGAGCGTCGACAACCTGTTCATCTTCGTGATCATCCTGGCTCAGTTCAAGGTGCCCAGGAAGTACCAGCAGTCGGTGCTGATGTTCGGCATCCTGACGGCCATCGTGCTGCGCGGCGTGTTCATCCTGCTCGGCGCCGCGCTGATCAACGAGTTCGCCTGGGTGTTCTACATCTTCGGCGCGTTCCTCGTGTACACCGCGGTCAAGCTGGCCAACCAGCAGGTCCACCACGAGGAGCACGACGACGAGGAGTACGAGAACGCGTTCATCCGCCGGGCCAAGCGGGTGCTGCCGATGACCACGGAGTACCACGGCATCAAGCTGCGCATCCGCGAGAACGGCAAGCGGCTCTACACCCCGATGCTCATCGTGTTCCTGTCCATCGCCTCCGCCGACCTGCTGTTCGCCGTCGACTCCATCCCGGCCATCTTCGGGCTGACGCAGGAGGCGTTCATCGTCTTCACCGCGAACATCTTCGCGCTGATGGGCCTGCGCCAGCTGTACTTCCTCATCGGCGGGCTGCTCGAGCGGCTGATCTACCTGTCCGCCGGCCTCGCCGTCATCCTGGCGTTCATCGGCGTGAAGCTGGTCCTGCACGCTCTGCACGAGAACAACCTGCCGTTCATCAACGGCGGCGAGCCGTTCCACAACGTGCCCGAGGTGCCCATCTGGCTGTCGCTGTCGGTCATCATCGGCACGTTGCTGGTCACCACGGTGCTCAGCCTGATGAAATCCCGCCGCGACGGCCGCGAGGCCGAGGCGGGCGGCTCGGCCGGCCCGGCCCAGCCCGAGGTCGACGGCCCCGCCGCCACCAACGGCGCCGTCGCCGACTCCGTCGAGGCCGACGAGTCGAGCGCGGCCGAGCACGACCGCCGCTGA
- a CDS encoding DUF4190 domain-containing protein yields the protein MTTENQPQYGPPQYAYMQQPRTTSGLAVASLVLGILWLGWLGSLLAVIFGHVALGKMRRDPSVGGRGLAIAGLVLGYIGIGSFLAWMLFLIGLVGASSTA from the coding sequence ATGACCACCGAGAACCAGCCGCAGTACGGACCACCGCAGTACGCCTACATGCAGCAGCCGAGGACGACCAGTGGCCTCGCGGTCGCGAGCCTCGTCCTCGGGATCCTGTGGCTCGGATGGCTCGGATCGCTGCTGGCCGTGATCTTCGGCCATGTGGCGCTCGGGAAGATGAGGCGCGACCCCAGCGTCGGCGGACGCGGCCTGGCCATCGCCGGGCTCGTCCTGGGCTACATCGGCATCGGGTCGTTCCTGGCGTGGATGTTGTTCCTGATCGGGCTGGTCGGAGCGTCCTCGACGGCCTGA
- a CDS encoding MBL fold metallo-hydrolase — translation MSSYTGRVSPGGVPDVHELARLVVTKAAVGPLASNVYVLRDRFAGDELLIDAAASPARVLELCGDGPLRYVVTTHRHPDHWGALAEVAAAVPGAVTVAHAADAPAIPVPTALVAAGGDVLRFGDVAVELIHLAGHTPGGLAVLYDDPTGPPHLWTGDSLFPGGVGKTRSAADFTSLLDDVEAKLFDRLPDETWVYPGHGDDTTLGAERPHLAAWRARGW, via the coding sequence GTGAGCTCCTACACCGGCCGGGTCTCCCCCGGCGGCGTGCCGGACGTGCACGAACTGGCCCGGCTGGTCGTCACCAAGGCGGCCGTGGGCCCGCTGGCGTCGAACGTCTACGTGCTGCGCGACCGCTTCGCCGGCGACGAGCTGCTCATCGACGCGGCCGCCTCGCCCGCGCGCGTGCTGGAGCTGTGCGGCGACGGGCCGCTGCGCTACGTCGTCACCACTCATCGTCACCCCGACCACTGGGGCGCGCTGGCCGAGGTGGCGGCGGCCGTGCCGGGCGCGGTGACGGTGGCGCACGCGGCGGACGCGCCGGCCATCCCGGTGCCGACGGCGCTGGTGGCCGCCGGCGGCGACGTGCTGCGCTTCGGCGACGTCGCGGTGGAGCTGATCCACCTGGCCGGCCACACCCCCGGCGGCCTCGCCGTCCTGTACGACGACCCCACCGGCCCGCCCCACCTCTGGACCGGCGACTCCCTCTTCCCCGGCGGCGTCGGCAAGACCCGCTCGGCGGCCGACTTCACCTCCCTGCTCGACGACGTCGAGGCGAAGCTGTTCGACCGCCTGCCCGACGAGACCTGGGTCTACCCCGGCCACGGCGACGACACCACGCTGGGCGCCGAACGGCCGCACCTGGCCGCCTGGCGAGCCCGCGGCTGGTAG
- a CDS encoding maleylpyruvate isomerase family mycothiol-dependent enzyme: protein MPTVNAEPMSHDSGGDSPAAGPVTAATERLIATAATLDDAGLAAPSLCPGWTRAHVLTHVARNADALSNLLGWARTGRENPMYPSVEARNADIEDGATRPAAEIVDDLHVSADRFVRAVMEMPDDGWERQVRRGPAATGEPLPGRRVLWLRLRELEVHHADLRTGYGPADWPDAFVRRALDETVRAFGRREDVPAVTLEIDGAGVEHLGAEAPVTVGGSPSDVLSWLIGRSSGAGLRVQPAGALPALPSWL from the coding sequence GTGCCCACCGTGAACGCCGAACCGATGTCCCACGATTCCGGCGGTGACTCCCCCGCCGCCGGGCCGGTGACCGCCGCGACCGAACGCCTCATCGCGACGGCCGCCACGCTCGACGACGCCGGCCTGGCCGCCCCCAGTCTATGTCCCGGCTGGACCCGCGCCCACGTCCTCACGCATGTGGCCCGCAACGCCGACGCGCTGTCCAACCTGCTCGGCTGGGCCCGCACCGGCCGCGAGAACCCGATGTATCCCAGCGTCGAGGCCCGCAACGCCGACATCGAGGACGGCGCCACCCGGCCCGCCGCCGAGATCGTCGACGACCTGCACGTCTCCGCCGACCGCTTCGTCCGCGCCGTCATGGAGATGCCCGACGACGGCTGGGAGCGCCAGGTACGCCGCGGCCCGGCCGCCACCGGAGAGCCGCTGCCCGGGCGGCGGGTGCTCTGGCTGCGGCTGCGCGAGCTCGAGGTGCACCACGCCGACCTGCGCACCGGCTACGGCCCGGCCGACTGGCCGGACGCGTTCGTCCGCCGCGCCCTCGACGAGACGGTGCGCGCGTTCGGCCGCCGCGAGGACGTCCCCGCCGTCACCCTCGAGATCGACGGCGCCGGCGTCGAGCACCTGGGCGCCGAGGCGCCCGTCACCGTCGGCGGGTCGCCGTCCGACGTGCTGAGCTGGCTGATCGGCCGCTCGTCCGGCGCCGGGCTGCGGGTGCAGCCGGCCGGTGCGCTGCCGGCGCTGCCGTCCTGGCTGTGA
- the uvrA gene encoding excinuclease ABC subunit UvrA, with the protein MTERTAAHASDRLVVRGAREHNLKDVSLDLPRDALIVFTGLSGSGKSSLAFDTIFAEGQRRYVESLSAYARQFLGQMDKPDVDFIEGLSPAVSIDQKSTSRNPRSTVGTITEVYDYLRLLYARAGHPHCPQCGRPIGRQTPQSIVDQVLDLEDGSRFQVLAPVVRARKGEYADLFRTLQSQGYSRARVDGTVYQLTDVPKLKKQEKHTIEVVVDRLAVKESAKRRLTDSVETALRLSGGLVTLDFVDLPEDHDHRERVYSEHLYCPYDELSFEELEPRSFSFNSPFGACPECTGLGTRMEVDEELVVPDTSKTLDGGALAPWAPGNTSEYFDRLVTALSEAIGFRTDVPFESLPKKAREAVLHGHPEQVHVRYKNRYGRERSYYTSYEGVLPWVRRRYAEAESDASRERFEGFMREVPCPACGGTRLKPVVLAVTVGGRSIADVAALPIGECAEFLRTLKLSEREEQIAARVLKEVNERLQFLVDVGLHYLSLDRASATLAGGEAQRIRLATQIGSGLVGVLYVLDEPSIGLHQRDNHRLIETLIRLRDLGNTLIVVEHDEDTIKVADWVVDIGPGAGEHGGQVVVSGTVDDLLAQEDSLTGAYLSGKKRIDIPPVRRPPTKDRALKVVGARANNLKDVTVSFPLGCFVAVTGVSGSGKSTLVNDILYTSLAKEIYNARAVPGRHKRIEGMGLVDKVVHVDQSPIGRTPRSNPATYTGVFDVIRKLFAETQEAKVRGYQQGRFSFNVKGGRCEACSGDGTIKIEMNFLPDVYVPCEVCHGARYNRETLEVHYKGKSISEVLEMPIEEATEFFAPVERIARHLRTLKEVGLGYVRLGQPAPTLSGGEAQRVKLAAELQKRSTGKTIYVLDEPTTGLHFEDIRKLIGVLQGLVDKGNTVVVIEHNLDVVKTADWIVDMGPEGGTGGGTVVATGTPEQVAKVQASHTGAFLRDILGV; encoded by the coding sequence ATGACCGAACGAACCGCCGCCCACGCCAGCGACCGCCTGGTGGTCCGCGGCGCCCGGGAGCACAACCTCAAAGACGTCTCCCTCGACCTCCCTCGCGACGCACTCATCGTGTTCACGGGGTTGTCCGGGTCGGGGAAGTCCAGCCTGGCCTTCGACACCATCTTCGCCGAGGGCCAGCGCCGCTACGTCGAGTCGCTGTCGGCGTACGCCCGCCAGTTCCTGGGGCAGATGGACAAACCCGACGTCGACTTCATCGAGGGGTTGTCGCCGGCGGTCTCCATCGACCAGAAGTCGACGTCGCGCAACCCGCGCTCGACGGTGGGCACCATCACCGAGGTCTACGACTACCTGCGGCTGCTGTACGCGCGGGCCGGGCATCCGCACTGTCCCCAGTGCGGGCGGCCCATCGGCCGGCAGACGCCGCAGTCCATCGTCGACCAGGTGCTCGACCTCGAGGACGGCTCCCGCTTCCAGGTGCTGGCGCCGGTGGTCCGCGCCCGCAAGGGCGAGTACGCCGACCTCTTCCGCACGCTGCAGTCGCAGGGCTACTCCCGGGCCCGGGTCGACGGCACGGTGTACCAGCTCACCGACGTGCCGAAGCTGAAGAAGCAGGAGAAGCACACCATCGAGGTGGTGGTCGATCGGCTGGCGGTGAAGGAGTCCGCGAAGCGCCGGCTCACCGACTCCGTCGAGACCGCGCTGCGGCTGTCCGGCGGCCTGGTCACACTCGACTTCGTCGACCTCCCCGAAGACCACGACCACCGCGAGCGGGTCTACTCCGAGCACCTGTACTGCCCGTACGACGAGCTGTCGTTCGAAGAGCTCGAGCCGCGGTCGTTCTCCTTCAACTCGCCGTTCGGCGCCTGCCCCGAGTGCACCGGCCTGGGCACCCGCATGGAGGTCGACGAGGAGCTGGTCGTCCCCGACACCTCCAAGACCCTCGACGGCGGCGCGCTGGCCCCCTGGGCGCCCGGCAACACCTCCGAGTACTTCGACCGCCTGGTCACGGCGCTGTCCGAGGCCATCGGGTTCCGCACCGACGTGCCGTTCGAGTCGCTGCCGAAGAAGGCGCGCGAGGCCGTTCTGCACGGCCATCCCGAGCAGGTGCACGTCCGCTACAAGAACCGCTACGGCCGCGAGCGCTCCTACTACACCTCCTACGAGGGCGTGCTGCCGTGGGTGCGGCGCCGCTACGCCGAGGCCGAGTCCGACGCCAGCCGCGAGCGGTTCGAGGGCTTCATGCGCGAGGTCCCGTGCCCGGCCTGCGGCGGCACCCGGCTCAAGCCGGTGGTGCTGGCGGTCACGGTCGGCGGCCGCAGCATCGCCGACGTCGCCGCGCTGCCCATCGGCGAGTGCGCCGAGTTCCTGCGCACGCTGAAGCTGTCCGAGCGCGAGGAGCAGATCGCCGCCCGGGTGCTCAAGGAGGTCAACGAGCGGCTGCAGTTCCTGGTCGACGTCGGCCTGCACTACCTCAGCCTCGACCGCGCGTCGGCCACGCTGGCCGGCGGCGAGGCGCAGCGCATCCGGCTGGCCACGCAGATCGGCTCCGGCCTGGTCGGCGTGCTGTACGTGCTCGACGAGCCGTCCATCGGGCTGCACCAGCGCGACAACCACCGGCTCATCGAGACGCTCATCCGGCTGCGCGACCTCGGCAACACGCTGATCGTCGTCGAGCACGACGAAGACACCATCAAGGTGGCCGACTGGGTGGTCGACATCGGCCCGGGCGCCGGCGAGCACGGCGGCCAGGTCGTCGTCAGCGGCACCGTCGACGACCTCCTGGCGCAGGAAGACTCCCTCACCGGCGCGTACCTGTCCGGGAAGAAGCGCATCGACATCCCGCCGGTGCGCCGCCCGCCCACGAAGGACCGCGCGCTCAAGGTCGTCGGGGCGCGCGCCAACAACCTCAAGGACGTCACCGTCAGCTTCCCGCTGGGCTGCTTCGTCGCCGTCACCGGCGTCAGCGGCTCGGGCAAGTCGACGCTGGTCAACGACATCCTGTACACCTCGCTGGCGAAGGAGATCTACAACGCCCGCGCGGTGCCGGGCCGGCACAAGCGCATCGAGGGCATGGGCCTGGTCGACAAGGTCGTGCACGTCGACCAGTCGCCCATCGGCCGCACCCCGCGCAGCAACCCGGCCACCTACACCGGCGTGTTCGACGTCATCCGCAAGCTGTTCGCCGAGACACAGGAGGCGAAGGTCCGCGGCTACCAGCAGGGACGGTTCTCGTTCAACGTCAAGGGCGGGCGCTGCGAGGCGTGCTCCGGCGACGGCACCATCAAGATCGAGATGAACTTCCTGCCCGACGTCTACGTGCCGTGCGAGGTCTGCCACGGCGCCCGGTACAACCGCGAGACGCTCGAGGTGCACTACAAGGGCAAGAGCATCTCCGAGGTGCTCGAGATGCCCATCGAGGAGGCGACGGAGTTCTTCGCCCCGGTCGAGCGCATCGCCCGGCACCTGCGCACGCTCAAGGAGGTCGGGCTGGGCTACGTGCGGCTGGGCCAGCCGGCGCCCACCCTCTCCGGCGGCGAGGCGCAGCGGGTCAAGCTGGCGGCCGAGCTGCAGAAGCGGTCCACCGGCAAGACCATCTACGTGCTCGACGAGCCCACCACCGGCCTGCACTTCGAAGACATCCGCAAGCTCATCGGCGTGCTGCAGGGGCTGGTCGACAAGGGCAACACCGTCGTCGTCATCGAGCACAACCTCGACGTCGTCAAGACCGCCGACTGGATCGTCGACATGGGCCCCGAGGGCGGCACCGGCGGCGGCACCGTCGTCGCCACCGGCACGCCCGAGCAGGTCGCCAAGGTCCAGGCGTCGCACACCGGCGCCTTCCTCCGCGACATCCTCGGCGTCTAG
- a CDS encoding Rieske (2Fe-2S) protein: protein MAQQHAATTPDGDTDGDHAGCGHCVGRRTALMGLGAVGVAGLLAACGGGDDEPSTGGAPSAQPSADAPDDGASGEATAPAEPSTPAEEPGGEALTSTDKVPVGGGVVLHVPGVVVAQPEAGTFVAYSSTCTHQGCAVTAVADGLITCDCHGSQFNVADGSVARGPAEQALPAVAIVVEGDQVLAG, encoded by the coding sequence ATGGCACAGCAGCACGCGGCAACGACCCCGGACGGCGACACCGACGGCGACCACGCGGGCTGCGGCCACTGCGTCGGCCGCCGCACGGCGCTGATGGGCCTGGGCGCCGTCGGCGTCGCGGGCCTGCTGGCGGCCTGCGGCGGCGGTGACGACGAGCCGAGCACGGGCGGCGCGCCATCGGCGCAGCCCAGCGCCGACGCGCCCGACGACGGCGCCAGCGGCGAGGCCACCGCGCCGGCCGAGCCGTCGACGCCCGCGGAGGAGCCCGGCGGCGAGGCGCTCACCAGCACCGACAAGGTCCCGGTGGGCGGCGGCGTCGTGCTGCACGTCCCCGGCGTCGTGGTGGCGCAGCCCGAGGCCGGCACGTTCGTCGCCTACAGCAGCACCTGCACCCATCAGGGCTGCGCGGTCACCGCGGTGGCCGACGGCCTGATCACCTGCGACTGCCACGGCAGCCAGTTCAACGTCGCCGACGGCTCGGTGGCCCGCGGCCCGGCCGAGCAGGCGCTGCCGGCGGTGGCCATCGTGGTCGAGGGCGACCAGGTCCTCGCCGGCTGA
- a CDS encoding mechanosensitive ion channel family protein yields the protein MRTENFVDQLGDSFSRLGSDIGDFVPRLVVALLLLLIGHWVAKLIRRLLTAGLNKIGAGRLTEAAGIENTLRQAGTSGVALIGQVAYFLIFIIFVQIAAEVLRIDQLTSMLNRLIAYLPLVAIALLVLFVAAAIANWAANVVRPFAESRNMGWVSTAVRIGVLVIGVLAAFDTLNFASSVTSKIENTLLQYLPLAILGAVTIAFGVGGINTAREWWAKLSPSNFDPPMGRGAAAPAAASSYGSAGDGSAAGAPADPPGQSLFGDEEPPSTEPRPGA from the coding sequence GTGCGTACAGAGAATTTCGTCGACCAACTCGGCGACTCGTTCAGCCGACTCGGCTCCGACATCGGCGACTTCGTGCCGCGCCTGGTGGTCGCGCTACTACTGCTGCTGATCGGACACTGGGTCGCGAAGCTGATCCGACGGCTGCTCACGGCCGGACTGAACAAGATCGGCGCCGGTCGCCTGACCGAGGCCGCCGGTATCGAGAACACCCTGCGCCAGGCCGGAACCAGCGGCGTGGCGCTGATCGGCCAAGTGGCCTATTTCCTGATCTTCATCATCTTCGTGCAGATCGCCGCGGAAGTACTGCGGATCGACCAGCTGACGTCGATGCTGAACCGGCTCATCGCCTATCTGCCGCTGGTGGCCATCGCGCTTCTGGTGCTGTTCGTGGCGGCCGCTATCGCCAATTGGGCGGCGAATGTCGTCCGGCCGTTCGCGGAGAGCCGGAACATGGGCTGGGTCAGCACCGCGGTGCGCATCGGCGTGCTGGTGATCGGGGTCCTGGCCGCGTTCGACACACTGAACTTCGCGTCGTCGGTGACGTCGAAGATCGAGAACACGCTGCTGCAGTACCTGCCGCTGGCGATCCTGGGCGCGGTGACCATCGCGTTCGGCGTCGGTGGCATCAACACCGCCCGCGAGTGGTGGGCGAAGCTGTCGCCGTCGAACTTCGACCCGCCGATGGGCCGCGGCGCAGCGGCGCCGGCGGCGGCGTCGTCGTACGGCTCGGCCGGCGACGGGTCGGCCGCGGGTGCGCCCGCCGACCCGCCGGGGCAGTCGTTGTTCGGCGACGAGGAGCCGCCGTCCACGGAGCCGCGTCCGGGCGCCTGA